A single genomic interval of Spirosoma taeanense harbors:
- the proB gene encoding glutamate 5-kinase — MNKPVLVLKFGTASITKPTGEPNEPIMVDIARQVAALHPHYRIVLVSSGAVGAGKSLIRDYRGDITQRKAAAAVGNLLLLNQYSRFFSIYGISIAQSLCERHHFANRDQFLQLKQTYDELWANGIIPIANENDVVSNRELKFSDNDELATLIAVGFGAKALMLCTSVGGLLDADGQIIRQVTRFNEEIFGVVRTDKSSLGLGGMASKLTFAKLATRMGIRVIIFGLNESNSLERALRGEIGTEFTAQPTSLSARNRWLGSGSLVVGRIRVDAGAVRALQQRRSLLAVGVQAVLGEFTAGEMVEIWDEQDAAVAIARVRISSEMLTQQLNQQNVEVANANDIVVL; from the coding sequence ATGAACAAACCCGTTCTTGTCCTTAAATTCGGTACTGCTTCGATTACAAAGCCAACCGGCGAGCCCAACGAACCTATCATGGTCGACATTGCCCGGCAGGTGGCGGCTCTCCATCCGCATTACCGGATTGTGCTGGTTTCTTCCGGCGCGGTTGGCGCAGGCAAGAGTCTTATCCGCGATTACCGGGGCGACATCACCCAGCGTAAAGCGGCTGCGGCCGTTGGCAATCTTCTGTTGCTGAATCAGTATTCGCGCTTTTTTTCCATTTACGGCATTTCGATTGCGCAGAGTCTCTGCGAACGCCACCACTTTGCCAACCGTGACCAGTTTCTGCAACTCAAGCAAACCTACGACGAACTCTGGGCTAATGGCATTATTCCAATTGCCAATGAAAACGACGTAGTGAGCAACCGTGAACTGAAGTTTTCGGACAATGACGAACTAGCCACGCTCATTGCGGTAGGCTTTGGTGCCAAAGCGCTGATGCTATGCACCTCGGTGGGTGGGTTGCTGGATGCCGATGGCCAGATTATCCGGCAGGTAACACGCTTCAACGAGGAAATTTTCGGGGTTGTCCGAACGGATAAATCCTCACTGGGTCTCGGAGGGATGGCTTCCAAACTAACCTTCGCCAAGCTGGCAACCCGCATGGGTATTCGGGTTATCATCTTCGGCCTGAACGAATCAAATAGTCTTGAACGCGCATTACGGGGTGAAATTGGCACTGAGTTCACCGCGCAGCCTACCTCGCTATCGGCCCGGAACCGGTGGCTCGGCAGCGGGAGTCTGGTTGTCGGGCGAATCCGGGTCGATGCGGGTGCTGTGCGGGCGCTGCAGCAACGACGGAGTCTGCTGGCGGTGGGTGTGCAGGCCGTGCTGGGCGAATTTACGGCCGGTGAGATGGTCGAGATCTGGGACGAGCAGGATGCCGCCGTAGCCATTGCCCGCGTCCGGATTTCGTCCGAAATGCTGACGCAACAGCTTAATCAGCAAAACGTTGAGGTGGCAAATGCAAATGATATTGTAGTTTTGTGA